From Pseudostreptobacillus hongkongensis:
GAAGAAAAGATATTTTAGAAGGATTTAAAGAAGTATACCCAGATACAGTAATATTTGATTATGATTTATCTAATGTTGATAATGCTAAAGCCTTATATCAAAGTACAAAAGAAATGAATTTAGAGGTTAAGTTTTTAATTAATAATGCAGGTTTTGGTGAATTTGGTGAATTCATAGAAACTGATATGGAAAAAGAAATTAATATGATTAATTTAAATATTACAACTTTAATGGTATTAACAAAACTTTATTTAAAGGATATGGTTGAAAAAAATAAAGGAAGAATTTTAAATGTAGCATCTATTGCAAGTTATGTTCCAGGACCTAGAATGAGTGTTTATTATGCTACTAAAGCTTTTGTGAAATCATTTACTGAAGCGGTTAGATATGAAGTTAGAAAAACAGATGTTGAAATTTCAATATTATGTCCTGGACCAACTGAGACAGGATTTATTAAATCTTCAAACTTAGATGATGTTAAATTATTTGGTAAAAATGCATTGTATACTGCAGAAGGTGTTGCAGATTATACAATTAAACATATAGATAAAGGAATAATAATTCCTGGATTTTTAAATAGATTAGGAGTATTTTTGTCTAAAATAATACCTAATTTTATATTACTATTTTTAATTAATATAATTCAAAGTAGAAAGGAAGATTAATTTGAAAATACTGGTTATTGGTGCAGGAGTTATGTCAGATTTCGTTTTAGATTCTATAAAATCTAGTAATCATACTTGTATAGGAAGATTAGATTTATTAGGTAATGGAGAATTTAATAGTTTTGATGAAATAAATGAAGATTTTGATATGATAATAGATTTTTCTCATCATAGTATGACAAAAGTATTATTAGATTATGCACTAGAAAATAATAAAAATATACTTATAGCTACAACAGGACATACAGAAGAAGAATTGAAACTTATAGAAGAAGCAAGTAAAAAAATAGCAATAATTAAAGCTACAAATACTTCATTTGGAGTAAATGCATTAAATAAAATTGTTTCATATGCTACAAGTATTTTAAATGATTTTGATATAGAGATTATAGAAAAACATCATAATAGAAAAATTGATGCCCCTAGTGGTACTGCCAATACTTTAATTGATGTTATAACTAAAGCAAAAGAACAAAAAATGAAAATAGTATATGGAAGACATGATGAGAAAAGATCAGAAAATGAAATTGGAGTACATTCTATAAGAGCTGGTGCAATAGTGGGTGAACATAGTGTTCTTTATTCTAAAGGTGATGAAATTATAGAAATCAAACATACAGCATTATCAAGAAAAATATTTTCTGACGGTGCAGTAAAAGCCTGTGAAAGATTAATTTCAAAAGACAAAGGATTATATAATATAATTGATTGATTAAACAAAATATAGTATGATAATATTTATTTAAATGGAGGTAATAAATGACTGAATTAGAAAGATCTAAAGAAATAATAAGTTTTATTGCAAATTCAACTAGGAAAACACCAGTAAAACTTTATACTGATGAAGAAATTAAAGGCGAATATGATTGTAAAATAATAGGTAAAGATTTTAAAATTATTATAGGTGATTGGACTGAAATAGAAAGAATAATAAAAGAAAATGATTTGAAAAATTATCATCTTGAAAATGATAGAAGAAATTCAGCTGTTCCTATGCTTGATATTAAAAATATAGATGCAAGAATTGAACCAGGTGCTATAATAAGAGATAAAGTAATAATAGAACCGCGTGCAGTAATTATGATGGGTGCTGTTATAAATATAGGAGCTAAAATTGGTGAAGGAACTATGATAGACATGAATGTTGTACTAGGTGGTCGTGCAACTGTAGGTAAAAATTGTCATATAGGTGCTGGAACAGTTTTAGCTGGAGTTATTGAACCGCCTTCAGCAGATCCTGTTGTAATAGAGGATAATGTTGT
This genomic window contains:
- a CDS encoding SDR family NAD(P)-dependent oxidoreductase, whose protein sequence is MSNEYVLITGASSGIGLELAKKYAKQGEKLILVARRKDILEGFKEVYPDTVIFDYDLSNVDNAKALYQSTKEMNLEVKFLINNAGFGEFGEFIETDMEKEINMINLNITTLMVLTKLYLKDMVEKNKGRILNVASIASYVPGPRMSVYYATKAFVKSFTEAVRYEVRKTDVEISILCPGPTETGFIKSSNLDDVKLFGKNALYTAEGVADYTIKHIDKGIIIPGFLNRLGVFLSKIIPNFILLFLINIIQSRKED
- the dapB gene encoding 4-hydroxy-tetrahydrodipicolinate reductase — protein: MKILVIGAGVMSDFVLDSIKSSNHTCIGRLDLLGNGEFNSFDEINEDFDMIIDFSHHSMTKVLLDYALENNKNILIATTGHTEEELKLIEEASKKIAIIKATNTSFGVNALNKIVSYATSILNDFDIEIIEKHHNRKIDAPSGTANTLIDVITKAKEQKMKIVYGRHDEKRSENEIGVHSIRAGAIVGEHSVLYSKGDEIIEIKHTALSRKIFSDGAVKACERLISKDKGLYNIID
- the dapD gene encoding 2,3,4,5-tetrahydropyridine-2,6-dicarboxylate N-acetyltransferase, with product MTELERSKEIISFIANSTRKTPVKLYTDEEIKGEYDCKIIGKDFKIIIGDWTEIERIIKENDLKNYHLENDRRNSAVPMLDIKNIDARIEPGAIIRDKVIIEPRAVIMMGAVINIGAKIGEGTMIDMNVVLGGRATVGKNCHIGAGTVLAGVIEPPSADPVVIEDNVVIGANAVVLEGVRVGANSVVAAGAVVTENVPSGVMVAGMPARIIKTIDDKTKSKTELVEELRK